Genomic DNA from Vagococcus luciliae:
AGCTGTATCTAAAGGTCAAAGAGAAGCAGGAATGTCATCTGGACTAACTTATTTACAGATAATGTATTACATTGTGTTGCCACAAGCCTTTAAAATTGCCTTACCGTCACTTGGAAACCAATTCATTAATTTAGTGAAGAATTCATCTATTTTAGCTATGGTAACAGGAGCAGATTTAATGTATACGGGTGATTTGATTGCAAGTACAACATTTAATACATTAGGAACTTATACATTGATAGGGCTAATCTATTTATTAATGACGATGCCGTTATCTTATCTAATGAGATACATAGAAACACGCACAGCAACATATTAAGAAAGGAGTTGTTTCGATGAATTTTGCTCAAGCATTAACATTACCTAATTTACGATTTATTTTTGATGGACTATTAGTAACAGTTGAAGTGGCTGTTATATCGATTATTTTGAGCTTTATTATTGGTGGAATACTAGGAGTGGTTCGTTTTTTAAGAATTCCTTTCTTGTCAAAGATTGTTGGTTTAGTTATTGATATTATAAGAAATTTACCATTGCTATTAATTATTTTCTTTACCTACTTTGCTCTACCTCAAATTGGTATTCAATTTAGCATTTTTTGGTCTGCGGTAATCGCCTTAACTATTTTTGAATCGGCTATGATATCTGAAATTATCCGTGGAGGAATTGAAGCAGTACCTAAAGGTCAAATGGAAGCAGGTCGTTCTACTGGACTAAATATAATCCAAACAATGTATTATATTGTATTACCTCAAGGGATTAAATTGATGGTACCAC
This window encodes:
- a CDS encoding amino acid ABC transporter permease gives rise to the protein MNFAQALTLPNLRFIFDGLLVTVEVAVISIILSFIIGGILGVVRFLRIPFLSKIVGLVIDIIRNLPLLLIIFFTYFALPQIGIQFSIFWSAVIALTIFESAMISEIIRGGIEAVPKGQMEAGRSTGLNIIQTMYYIVLPQGIKLMVPPLVSQFVSLIRDTSLAVVISLPELTHNSKIIYAQYPSTVLVMFIIMTVCYFAICYSLSSFAKRFELNYQK